One genomic region from Stackebrandtia nassauensis DSM 44728 encodes:
- a CDS encoding phytanoyl-CoA dioxygenase family protein, whose amino-acid sequence MTHPARERLLTSVQLAHFVSHGSLRMDAVVPDELNAQAIAALDAGIPVSPPGTPVEEAFAPGTFARRLVDLPAVAGAIHSLVGPYATVDHHAVHIRPPHNGEAQPLHADAIIDTRTDAFDVQLMYYPHEVTLDMGGTLSVPGTHLRQINESDIGRYQNLRGQTRLTCPAGTVVFLHHGIWHGGRRNDTDTTRYMFKIRFNPTVKQRLLWNTDDLDHPDVMRELETRFDWQENASGRLDVYQRVRLWRALTGDDTFDLHRWHTNTGNRPQRLAPAL is encoded by the coding sequence ATGACTCACCCCGCACGCGAACGGCTGCTCACCTCGGTGCAACTGGCCCACTTCGTCTCGCACGGCAGTCTGCGCATGGACGCCGTGGTACCCGACGAGCTCAACGCCCAGGCCATCGCGGCCCTGGACGCCGGTATCCCGGTCTCACCGCCGGGCACCCCGGTCGAGGAGGCGTTCGCACCCGGTACCTTCGCCCGGCGACTGGTCGACCTGCCCGCGGTGGCGGGCGCGATCCACAGCCTCGTCGGTCCATACGCGACCGTCGACCATCACGCCGTCCACATCCGCCCGCCCCACAACGGTGAGGCGCAACCGTTGCACGCCGACGCCATCATCGACACCCGCACCGACGCCTTCGACGTCCAGCTCATGTACTACCCGCACGAGGTCACCCTCGACATGGGCGGCACCCTCAGCGTCCCGGGCACCCATCTGCGCCAGATCAACGAATCCGACATCGGCCGCTACCAGAACCTGCGCGGCCAGACGAGACTGACCTGTCCGGCCGGAACCGTCGTGTTCCTGCACCACGGCATCTGGCACGGCGGCCGCCGCAACGACACCGACACCACCCGGTACATGTTCAAGATCCGCTTCAACCCCACCGTCAAACAGCGGCTGCTGTGGAACACCGACGACCTCGACCACCCCGATGTGATGCGGGAACTGGAAACCCGCTTCGACTGGCAGGAGAACGCCTCGGGCCGCCTGGACGTGTACCAGCGGGTCAGGCTGTGGCGGGCGCTCACCGGCGACGACACCTTCGACCTGCACCGCTGGCACACCAACACCGGAAACCGTCCACAGCGCCTGGCGCCCGCACTCTGA